The Granulicella sp. 5B5 nucleotide sequence AATGGCCAAGAAAAAATGCAATGCCGTTCAGGCGGTAAGAAAGAAGTTATCTATGGAACTCGACAAGATTCGCGGTTTGAGTGACGAGGAGTTGAAGGCTGAGGAGGCGAAGGCCGCCGAGCAGCTCTTCCGCATCCGGTTCGCCAAGAGCCTCGGCAAGCAGGATGGTATTGGCAACATCCGCTCTCTGAAGGTGGACATCGCACGTATCAAGACCATCGCGCGTGAGCGTTCGCTGGCAGGAAAGGCAGGTAAGTAAACATGGCGATCACTACCACCACTCCCGCCACCACCGAAAAGGCCGCTTCTCACCGTACCGAGAAGGTCGGTCTGGTTGTTTCGACCAAGATGGACAAGACCATCGTTGTCGAGATCGAGATGCGCAAGGCGCACCCGAAGTACAAGCGCGTGCTGAAGTCGAACAAGAAGTTCTACGCGCACGATGAGCAGAACTCGGCGCGCATGGGCGACATGGTCCGCATCCGCGAGACCCGTCCCCTGTCGAAGCTGAAGCGCTGGAACCTCGAAGAGATCATTCGCCGCTCGTCTCTGTCGGCACTGCCCGACGAGAAGCCGGTTGCGGTCAAGTAGCTTTTTCGCTGAGAGATTTTTAGGAGATTCATCATGGCAGTTCAAATGCGCACAATGCTTGCCGTCGCCGATAACTCGGGCGCACGCAAGCTCCAGGTGATCCTGCCGCTGGGCGGCGGTCTCGGCAAGAAGGCTGGCCTGGGCGACGTTGTTACGGCGGCCGTCAAGGAAGCTTCGCCCGATGGCACGGTCAAGAAGGGCAAGGTCGTGAAGGCGGTCATCGTCCGCACGCACAAGGAGTATCGCCGCAAGGACGGCACCTACATTCGCTTCGATGAGAACGCGGCTGTGGTGATCAACGATGCGATGGAGCCGGTCGGCACCCGCGTGTTCGGGCCCGTCGCCCGCGAGCTCCGCGAGAAGAAGTTTTTGAAGATCGTTTCGCTTGCGCCGGAAGTTATCTAGGGCATAAAAGCGAAGAACTTTTTGCTTATTTTCCTTTATCCGGATTCCGGCTCCGTATCGCCGAGGCAACACGAAAGAGAGTCATCATGGCAAAGATCAAGCGTAACGACCAGGTAGTAGTCATCGCCGGTAAGGATAAGGGCAAGAAGGGCCGCGTTCTGCGCGTCATCGTCGACAAGCAGCGCGTGCTGGTCGAAGGCGTCGGCATGATCAAGAAGCACATGAAGCCGAACCCGCAGCGCAACCAGGCAGGCGGCATCCTGGAGCAGGAGGCGCCGATCCACATCTCGAACGTGGCGCTGCTGGACTCCGAGGGCAACAAGACCCGCGTCGGCTTCCGTGTTGAGGGTGAGACGAAGACGCGCATCGCGCGCTCGAACGGCGGCACGATCGCTGAGAAGAAGGCTTCGAAGAAGTAAGGAAAGACTGCGAGGAGTAGTTGTTCCTCGAAACTGAGCACCCCACGAAACGGTAAGCCCTGATTGCGAAGAGCAACGGCCGGGCCGAAACCGTGGAGAAGAGAGAAGAGATCATGGCAGCACGTTTGAAAGAGAAGTACCACAGCGAGATCAAGGCGGCCCTCCAGAAGGACCTCGGCATCGAGAACTCGATGGCCGTGCCGAAGCTGGAGAAGATCGTGATCAACATGGGTCTTGGCGAAGCCACCCAGAATGTGAAGATCATGGACCCGCTTATCGCCGACCTCGGTGCGATCGCCGGCCAGAAGCCGGTCATCACCAAGGCGAAGAAGTCCATCGCAGCGTTCAAGCTGCGTGAGGGCATGCCCATCGGTGCGATGGTGACTCTGCGTGGCGACACGATGTACGAGTTTCTCGATCGCCTGATCTCGGTGGCTCTGCCCCGTGTTCGCGACTTCCGCGGCGTGAGTTCGAAGAGTTTCGACGGGCGCGGCAACTACACGCTCGGCCTGCGCGACCAGCTGATCTTCCCGGAGATCGACTACGCGAAGGTGGACAAGACCAAGGGGATGAACGTCACCATCGTGACCACCGCCCACGACGACAACGGCGCACGCACGCTGCTCAAGCACTTCGGCATGCCGTTCCGCCAGGGTGCGTAAAACAGGGATTAGGGAATAGGGAGTAGGGATTAGCGAAAAGGCTAGTGCCAGTCCCAAGGAAGAAGAGAGAAGAAGATGGCAACTACTGCAAAGCGCGTCAAAGACGCACGCAAGCCGAAGTTTAAGTCCCGCCAGCACAACCGCTGCCAGCTGTGCGGCCGCCCGCGCGCGTTCCTGCGCAAGTTTGGCGTCTGCCGTCTGTGCTTCCGCGGCCTTGCTCTGAAGGGCGAGATTCCGGGCGTCGTCAAGTCCAGCTGGTAAGGCTGACCTAACGAAAGCCCCCGCTGCCGCAGGCGATTGTCGCTCGCTGCATGCAAGAGAAACCCGGCGCTGAATCCCTCACGGGCAAAGCGCCACAACCATCACCGCTGGTTCTCCACCCAGGTGGAGCGAACGGGGGATGAAAGGACAACGATGAACCTGACCGATCCAGTCGCAGACTTCCTTACGCGCATCCGCAACGCACACCGTGCCCGCCACCAGAAGCTCGACGTTCCAACCTCCAAGTTGAAGACCGAGATTGCCCGCATCCTGAAGGAAGAGGGTTACATCGCGAACTACAAGCTGGCCGAGGAAGAGGGCCAGAAGCTGCTGCGCGTGTACCTGAAGTACGGCCCGAACAACGAGGCCGTGATCCGCGACCTGAAGCGCGTCTCGCGCCCCGGCTGCCGCGTGTACATCGGCAAGGATGAGATCAAGCGTGTGCAGGGTGGTCTCGGCATCAGCATCATGACGACCCCCAAGGGTGTGATGACCGGCCGCCAGGCTCGCCGCGAAGGCGTTGGCGGAGAGATCCTCGCCGAAGTCTGGTAAGAGCAGGGAATAGGGAGCGGGGAGTAGGGAATAGAAAGCCCGCCTGTTGCCTCTTCCTCCACATAAAGAGTTTGTTGTAAGTGGGGCTTCGGCCCCGGCTGCAGTGGAACGAAGCACGGCTTCGGGACTCGCAAGCCACCAAAGGATTGGAACCATGTCACGTATCGGCAAGAAGCCCATCACGCTGCCCAAGGGTGTGAAGTACACCGTTCAGACCAACGTTGTTGTTGTCGAAGGCCCGAAGGGCAAGGTCGAGGCGTTGCTGCCCAAGGGCATCACGCTCGCGGAGAAGGACGGCATCCTTACGGTTGAGCGTCCGGACGATGCACACGCGGCTGTTCATGGCCTGGCGCGCGCGTTGATGTTCAACGCGGTCGAGGGCGTGACCAACGGCTGGAAGAAGGAGCTCGATGTCGTCGGCATCGGCTACCGCGTGGAGATGAAGGGCAAGGACGTGGTTGTGTTCACGCTGGGCTACTCGCACGTGATCGAGTTCCCGCTGCCTACCGGCATCACGGTTGAGATCGACCCGAAGCAGACGCATGTGACGGTCTCGGGCATCGACCGCCAGAAGGTTGGCCAGGTGG carries:
- the rpmC gene encoding 50S ribosomal protein L29, with protein sequence MELDKIRGLSDEELKAEEAKAAEQLFRIRFAKSLGKQDGIGNIRSLKVDIARIKTIARERSLAGKAGK
- the rpsQ gene encoding 30S ribosomal protein S17, translated to MAITTTTPATTEKAASHRTEKVGLVVSTKMDKTIVVEIEMRKAHPKYKRVLKSNKKFYAHDEQNSARMGDMVRIRETRPLSKLKRWNLEEIIRRSSLSALPDEKPVAVK
- the rplN gene encoding 50S ribosomal protein L14, with the translated sequence MAVQMRTMLAVADNSGARKLQVILPLGGGLGKKAGLGDVVTAAVKEASPDGTVKKGKVVKAVIVRTHKEYRRKDGTYIRFDENAAVVINDAMEPVGTRVFGPVARELREKKFLKIVSLAPEVI
- the rplX gene encoding 50S ribosomal protein L24 produces the protein MAKIKRNDQVVVIAGKDKGKKGRVLRVIVDKQRVLVEGVGMIKKHMKPNPQRNQAGGILEQEAPIHISNVALLDSEGNKTRVGFRVEGETKTRIARSNGGTIAEKKASKK
- the rplE gene encoding 50S ribosomal protein L5, with the protein product MAARLKEKYHSEIKAALQKDLGIENSMAVPKLEKIVINMGLGEATQNVKIMDPLIADLGAIAGQKPVITKAKKSIAAFKLREGMPIGAMVTLRGDTMYEFLDRLISVALPRVRDFRGVSSKSFDGRGNYTLGLRDQLIFPEIDYAKVDKTKGMNVTIVTTAHDDNGARTLLKHFGMPFRQGA
- a CDS encoding type Z 30S ribosomal protein S14, with product MATTAKRVKDARKPKFKSRQHNRCQLCGRPRAFLRKFGVCRLCFRGLALKGEIPGVVKSSW
- the rpsH gene encoding 30S ribosomal protein S8 translates to MNLTDPVADFLTRIRNAHRARHQKLDVPTSKLKTEIARILKEEGYIANYKLAEEEGQKLLRVYLKYGPNNEAVIRDLKRVSRPGCRVYIGKDEIKRVQGGLGISIMTTPKGVMTGRQARREGVGGEILAEVW
- the rplF gene encoding 50S ribosomal protein L6 — protein: MSRIGKKPITLPKGVKYTVQTNVVVVEGPKGKVEALLPKGITLAEKDGILTVERPDDAHAAVHGLARALMFNAVEGVTNGWKKELDVVGIGYRVEMKGKDVVVFTLGYSHVIEFPLPTGITVEIDPKQTHVTVSGIDRQKVGQVAADMRSLRKPDPYKNKGVRYSDEKLKKKVGKTGAK